From the genome of Phoenix dactylifera cultivar Barhee BC4 chromosome 5, palm_55x_up_171113_PBpolish2nd_filt_p, whole genome shotgun sequence:
CCAACTAAATAGCATTATTGCTTGAAACTTTTTGGGACCGAAGTGCAGATAATGCTACCTATATGAGCTTGTAGCATACAATGAATTGCCCgatgaaattcatgtttctttACATTAGGAAAATTTACAAAACTTTGGGTCACCAAGAACACTAGCAAACAAGTCCGCAATCTCGGTACCAGGTACCGTATCGGTACCTTATCGGTTTGATATAGTACGGTATGGTACATCTATGTATCGAAACTGCTCTTCAatcatttttcttaatttttatctcagTATGCCTTAGTACGGACTGGTACGCACCTCGGTACATCTTGGTACAGGTTGGTATACCTCGGTACGGATGGTACGGAGCTTGTATCGACTTGAAGGTATGTTTTGTACCGATTTTCTGCCGGTACCATGCGCCCCATACCAGGCGGTATGGCAGACCATGCTAGCAAGTAATCTTGACATTGTGATCAAGTAATTTATAAAACTTTGGATCATCAAGTAATTTATAGAATTTTGGGTCACCAAGAACACTATGGATGACTCCAAGACACtgaaagaaaatgcagcagGTCTAAGGTACATTATGaaagtggttaaaggaagaacaGTGGTAGGTGTGTAAAAGATCTACTCTCCAACTAGAATATGTAGTAATTAATGGGCCAATCATGTGCATGAGATCAAAGATATGACAGTGGATCACACTTTTATGGAAGTAAACCAAGCATAACCCACAAGAAGGCTAAGGGATTCCACAACGTTTTCTAGCACCGATGAACTAACACTTGTCCCAATGGTCATACCCCTCTTCCTAGCAACCAGAGGTCTTGGGTTTGAATCTTTGGTGGTGCATCCTGAGTACTGGGACCTAGGTGCTTATAGCGCAGGTCGGTctccctccctttcaatcaaaagAATGATTTTCTAGCTCTGACATATGGGTTTGAGATAACTCTTTCATCTAGCTATTCTTTCCTGCCTGGGCACATTGATGCTCATCACTTTAGGAGGATAGGTCCATAAATTTGTCACAAAGGCCCTGAATATTGACTCATATTTAGAATTCACAACCAAATGAATTCATGACATAAGTGGTGTGTTTCCATGACTAATATATATGCACTTATAATTCATTTTTTATGCACTTATAATtcgtagaaagaaagaagggattgagagagagagagtgcgaCATCATAAAGAATATATCATAAAATATGTACAAAGAAAGGTCACTAGGCTACCTACATAATAGATGCATCTCAACTACCCCAAAAATGATTTCTCATttaccaagaaaagaaaaattctaaaactaaaaaactataatatataaatcaagaagaaattCTTTATGCATGGTAGGAGAAAAGAGTACAAGAATAAATCAAAAAAGATTAGTTCGAAGATGTGAAAATAATTGTGCTTACCAGAAAAAATTTTTTGCGTACATGGGTTGGCTTCATAAGTTTTCGGAAGAAAGGGTGGGTTGGTTGAAATGATCTAGCTTTCAGCTGTGCTTGAGCTTTTCCTTCCTCCGTCACCAATCTCCTCAAAATAAGTTGGAATTCTTTCTTAGTACGTTGCTTTTTGACTTTAGTGGACTTCACAATTTGTTCTGAAAGTTTAAATTAAAGGATGTTTAATTACAATAAAAATGAGATGAACAAAATCTTACAGACAAGACAACTGGAACTCCTTATCATAACATTTTTAAGACAGATGGCAAATTCTGCACAAAATAGAATGTTAcacatataataataataataataataataataataataataataataataatagaaataataataatagcagcaacagcagcagaagcaatagtaataataataatagtaatagtaaATTAGTAATAGTAATGGTAAGATGGCAAAAGTTCTCCAAAAGACAATacaatgtatatgtatatatgtgtgtgtatataaaaGAGGGAAACATGAGAAACTTCACCATTttcattcactgaatcactggaAAAGTTGTCATCTCTGATTTTTCTCTTGGGATTAGTTGATTTGACACTCAGAATGTTGTCAGAGATATCATCATTGACCTGAGGAAGCTTGCGAGGAGCCGATAGACGTCGCATTTGTTTTCTGTCATTACAGAATATTTTTGAAGAGCAAGGACTATGAGCTTTGGGAGGTAAGAATTCATGGATAATTTCCAAGGAATCATCCATAATCTCTTTCCCTGATTGGCATGATTCATTAGCTTTATCCTTGGGATCCTTTACAAAGTAACATGCTTCTTTCTCACAACCATTCTGATCAAAAATCAGTACACTGAAGCATAAGTTGCCATTGTATTTGAAAACCAAATGATCATCTTCTTTAATATAGTGATCTTCAACAAACTGCTTCCATCCATCGTCAAAAATCATATCTTCTGCATCATTTGACAGTCTGACATGCCATAGATTGCCACTAGGACCTTTCAGTTGAATATTTTGAGACAATTCTTCTTTGAAATTCTTCACAAACTTCTTTGGGATAGTCTACAGATCAGATAGCATCAAAAGTTAATATGAAGATTTGGCAGAATTATATGCATTAACATTGTTTCAAAGAACTCCAAAGAGAAGATGTACCTCCAAGGATATAGATCAAGAATTTAAACAGAAACATTGATTCAAAGGAAGATACATATGAAGTAGTGGCAAATTCAAATGGTAACAAAAACTCTGTGCATGTTGAGAACTGTGCCCAAAAAGAAATATGTGCATCCTGTCCAAATAAAATGTACTACACCAGTAGTTCAGTCCCAGTTCTCTGGCTGTTGCATTCAGTAAAAGGAATTTGTCACTGACCACCATGTTTCATTTCATGAAAGGCCAGGAGAACAAAATAAGGAAGTCAGAAGTTTATCATTGAAAAATTAGCATtttattcttattattatttttgttgagAGCTCAATCATTGTacctttttaaattaaaaattatatttttatttactatGATAATGAAAATTCCAAGGCCTATTTTTACACctaaatcaattttttagaaaaaagggGAGTCAAGCTGGAGAAATAGTACCCAACTAGAGATAATAAACGACATACACAACTTCGGTTTTATACAGTTGGTGTTCTTATGAGTTCTTTAACTTCGTTTAAAGATTCATCCTGCTGCGCAAATTCTCTTGTTCAAAATCAGCCAAAGGGCTCATTATTGTTTCAAACAATCTCTAGGAAAGCATAAGATTACATCCTATATCTTCTCTAAAAGCTTAAAGAGGAGAGATgctgaatgaagagagagattttATCTAACCTACCATGCGATGAGAGAAATCACCATCCATAACCTTGAGaaaatggatccttgttttctcAAAATGATCCCAGTAACAATGCTCTTCCCAATTCATGCAGCGGCTGCACCTCTGTTCCATTCCAGAGGACCTACAACAAAATGTCAtttgaaataataataaagtgaGAACATGGTAAAAATTAGTGGTACGGCTTACAATGACAAAGAGCTCACATACATCAGCCAAATATACGACGAATGATAAATTTCAGTGCACCAAAGAAAGGAAATGCTGACAATATCAGGACATGGTTTGTATAAGTTAAAGCAGAGAACAGTAATGTCAACTATCATGCCAAAAGCAAAGTTGAATGATAACATATAAAATGATCACAAGAATGCTACTCAAAGAAAACCAAGAATGCTAAAACAATATAAAATGATCACCATTGGCCTTTCATTTCTTAAGAGAAGATGGAAACAGCCCCCTGTTCGAAAAAGAACAAGGTGCTTAAGAGGGCAGCAGACCTCTAGCCAAAGAGGGCTAAACTAATGTTCACCGTTTCAGTACTGGCTTCGGTACCAGTTTCCGTATCGGTACTACATTAGCACAGTATCAATATAGTAtggtataaaattttttttggcataccgaatGTTGGAATGCCACCGGTACTAGATATTGATGCTAAACCAATAAAATATAGTACACTCTGTACTGTTCAATTCGGATCGGTACAATATATTTTAGCTGTTAAACAATAATAGTGAATACGAGACAGGCAAATATAAAACAGGTGAAGTCAAAACCCAGAAGCAGACACCCCCGACAAGTTAAAACCTTAGATGGTCAGAGTAAAGAGCACAGAGCACTATAAATACTCACCGTCGCAGGTGAAGCTTGATAATAATAGTTTGATGATATAATACAGAATACTTCTAAAAGTAAGCATTCTCTAGCAAACAGTTATAGAAATTGGTACTATGATAATTCCAGTCCAACCCattaaaggaagaagaaaacaaagaagcaACTTGATTGCTAGTATGATAGAAAAGTGTGAGTACATGGATGACAGAATACATATGTacttatatacatacatatatatatacacacacacacatatacatatgtctctatatgtatatatagagagagagaaggggggggggttgCAGGCCTATTACCATTGGTGGGGAAAGCAGCGGGAAATTTGAAATGAGCGTTTTGAATGAACCAAGTCAACCAACTAGAGCTTGTGATTTTGACTTAGGCTTGTTGTTTAACCGGTTCTGCTAGGACACCACAACTGGACTGGAGGTTGCTCTGGCTACAGAAGCATCTCTCCTGTTTGAGACGGATGAAAACAGCAGCATTTACTTTCCTAGTTCAGTTTTTGAATGCAAATAGATTATTGGCTATTAAAGCCACtacaaaattaaataatagaCCGCGACAGTGAAATTATAGTATTAGCTCACCTGTTTTCTAGATTATTTTaactatatttataaatattatttcaaTTGGATGAACAGTGGAAAGTATGGTTAGATTTTCATGACACAATCCATTAGAATGATTTAACAACTCTACAATGGCTATTATTTCAATATCcattatataaatgaataagATTACAGCTTACAGGGGCCTCTGAAAACCATTATTATATTGGCTGCTTCGCTGGTAGCAGCCATTACTTGAAAGTGTTCTCTGAGGTGCTTTGATTTCTTGCAAGAAAGGCCAAGGCCAAGGTCTAGCTTATGGAACTCATTCCAATTTAGCCTGCAGTCATTATGGTAATGGCAATTGGTTATTCAATCTAACCATGACAGTTGAACCCTTAGGAGTACCTTTTTATAGACTGCTACAGTAATAAttctgaagagagagaattaatAAAATACATGTATCAGAAATTCAGCAGGTCTtagctccttttcttttttccaaatcTTCCTTACCGTTTGAATATCCTAACGAGCATTTTGTTGTCCTTCATGGATGCAAGCTCAAAGATACACTTATCGCCTTCTTCCAATCCAGTATCGGCACAAAATTCTTGCCATCCTTGTGCCAAGTGTACACCCTTTGTGCCCCTGTTGCATATTCTGACACGCCATGACCTGCCTTCCACATCCTCAAGAATCACTTCTTGATTTGTTGCTATGTGATTGGATTCTCTGAATGAGGCAGGAATATTCTGCACTCGCAACATAATTGCAGAAAATGTTACTGCAGAAGAAATAACCTTCCTATGTGCAGGTTTCGGTTAATTTAAAGAGGATAGAGCAGTCCAAATAATAGAATGACTCCATTTGCAGCCTATTcattagaaaggaagaataaggCACATCAAACACTCACCATGTAATTCTTACTAAGGTTCTGATCTTTTATGATGGCCTCAAAAGATTTCCTCCTACTGCAATAGCTACACTTTCTTTCAGTTGACATTTCTCCTCCATCCTTCATTCTCATCTGTCTTATGCTAACTTGCATTTCTGGCCTTTGAATCATATCTGCTTCGCATTCATTGTAATTGCATACATTATAGAAATATTTAATCAGTTCATGAGTTCAAGTAAAGATTCCATGAAAGTATGAACTTACCTTCTGAATCATTCTTGGAGTTCAAATCTTGGTTGATGTCCTCATGTCCGACAGTCTGCACACCAATGGGACCATAGTTTTTCAGGCTTGCATTCGTATCAAAAACCCGGAAGCTGAAAGTCCCACCACCTTCATAGCTGAACACCATGAAGAAACCCATCTTTAAGTCATGGGCTCGGGCAAATTCTGGCCAACCCTCTCTGAAGCACATGTTTCGGTTGTGGCCATGAATGCGGACACTCCATGACTTGCCGAGGGGACTAATTAGTGTAGCTCTTTTGCCTCTAAGATCGATAATGTACTTAATAAATGCAGGTGGAATGCGCTGCAAAAAATATGAAACAGATTACGAAGTAGAATTAGCAACAGCTTCTAAAGAAAATTTATTTAGATTTATGCTGGATCTCTACTGTTCTAGCTTGTGGTGACCACCCCTGGttcatctcatatttagatCTCTACTGTTCTAGTATGACATGGCCATTTTTGGTGAACTTCTGGACTCAATGGCATGTTAcaagtgcttttttttttttttttgctaaagagtTACAAGTGCTTTCGCCATCCAATTTTTGTTACTATGATAAAAAGTCCCAAGGGTGAATTCGAAATAAAAAATATGCCCCGTACCTTTCAAAATATACATACAATCATCACTCTTGTGTCTTTTGATCACCAACCTCAAGACAAAAGAActaatctaaaaataaaaaaagctgATAGATTGCTCATTGCAATCCAGAAGCATTTGAGTCAAATATATTTAAAGGCAAGCTTCCATCTGACAGGAAAATAAAGTATAAAACCACTGGAGAACCAAAACCCAACAAATCCAGGCGAGGAGTTCTCCCTTAAATGGGGACAGTTTTTTTCTCACGGGGAGGAGAGACATGTACCAGCTCCTCCTCAAAACCATGCATCAAGACTTTGAAGAACTCAGGCTTTTGCGCACCACCATCTCTATCTTGGACCATTTCTGGGCACGGATCCATCTCTGAATCCAACTAATGTTGCGTGAAGTGGGAGCTCAGGAGAATGGTGACGGTTGTACTTCAAGGTATGAAGTCCATACCGAGAGGATACCTCTAAAATCTGAAAAGGGAAACGAGCATCACTTTTTAGCATTCCTCGAAACAAACGGCTAGTTTTGAACcgcttcaatatatatatatatatatatatatatatatatattgcaggGAGCCGTTTAGGAGCGTCCTCCCATCTCCTCCGCCATTAGTTTGAATGTTCTTTATGAACTCTGTACTTATTCCAATCCACCAGATATGGACAATAATATTTTGAAATCCGAacagcatctctctctctcttctcttttgcGTATATACTCTCTCTGCTATCGTCtttaatttattttgttttattctttATTAATTTTCTCTGCTATTACCACACCGCCATTGTCTTGTCTCCAGCTGTTTAAATTAATGTGGCTGCTGTAACTGAGTACATCCGAAGTCATCGGTGTGGTATGATCAAAAAGCCGTCGTCGGCGGGGGTGGTAGCGCTCGCGGAAGGTGGCGAGGCAAGCTGCTTGCAACCACGCGAATTCCCACGAGTCCAGTTGACATCCACCCCACTCCATGTTTAATATTTTTGTTTCTCAGAATACCAAAacaaagtctaattgcttccaAATATTGCAtcgcattctttttttttttcctcttcttttatttttctaagtGCCTGCTACGAAGCTGGGTCATATCATCTCTtgccaaccatctcatgcatgtcTTCTGTGCAAGAGCGTGTGCATTGCATGGCAGAATATTAGTTACTATGTAGTGGGAGCTCGCgcctgagtttttttttttggtctccATCTTCTGCGGGGGTGGAGAATTCCTCCATTTCCATGAGAGGTGCATGCCTACTCCTAAAGTTCCATTATTTACTCGACTAGTCTGTAGCTTTCCCTTTGCTTGATTATGTGACACCATTCACATACCAATATAATTCAAAAGGAGCAACGAGAGTGTTTCATTCAATAGGTTTGTAGTTCACATTTCACTATGCCAATTCAAAAGAAGCAACAA
Proteins encoded in this window:
- the LOC103704617 gene encoding B3 domain-containing protein Os12g0592300-like, which encodes MDPCPEMVQDRDGGAQKPEFFKVLMHGFEEELRIPPAFIKYIIDLRGKRATLISPLGKSWSVRIHGHNRNMCFREGWPEFARAHDLKMGFFMVFSYEGGGTFSFRVFDTNASLKNYGPIGVQTVGHEDINQDLNSKNDSEDMIQRPEMQVSIRQMRMKDGGEMSTERKCSYCSRRKSFEAIIKDQNLSKNYMNIPASFRESNHIATNQEVILEDVEGRSWRVRICNRGTKGVHLAQGWQEFCADTGLEEGDKCIFELASMKDNKMLVRIFKRSSGMEQRCSRCMNWEEHCYWDHFEKTRIHFLKVMDGDFSHRMTIPKKFVKNFKEELSQNIQLKGPSGNLWHVRLSNDAEDMIFDDGWKQFVEDHYIKEDDHLVFKYNGNLCFSVLIFDQNGCEKEACYFVKDPKDKANESCQSGKEIMDDSLEIIHEFLPPKAHSPCSSKIFCNDRKQMRRLSAPRKLPQVNDDISDNILSVKSTNPKRKIRDDNFSSDSVNENEQIVKSTKVKKQRTKKEFQLILRRLVTEEGKAQAQLKARSFQPTHPFFRKLMKPTHVRKKFFLTIPNCFAAEHLPRENQKIALRLPHGKKIWSMSYLHYVGYSGLGKQWKQFALDNNLEEGDVCVFELTGELVMDVHIFRAVNDTTLPSRVSN